The following are encoded together in the Bos javanicus breed banteng chromosome X, ARS-OSU_banteng_1.0, whole genome shotgun sequence genome:
- the PGK1 gene encoding phosphoglycerate kinase 1, with the protein MSLSNKLTLDKLDVKGKRVVMRVDFNVPMKNNQITNNQRIKAAVPSIKYCLDSGAKSVVLMSHLGRPDGVPMPDKYSLQPVAVELKSLLGKDVLFLKDCVGPEVEKACADPAAGSVILLENLRFHVEEEGKGKDASGNKVKAEPTKIEAFRASLSKLGDVYVNDAFGTAHRAHSSMVGVNLPKKAGGFLMKKELNYFAKALESPERPFLAILGGAKVADKIQLISNMLDKVNEMIIGGGMAFTFLKVLNNMEIGTSLFDEEGSKIVKDLMSKADKNGVKITLPVDFVTADKFDENAKTGQATVASGIPAGWMGLDCGPESSKKYAEAVARAKQIVWNGPVGVFEWEAFARGTKALMDEVVKATSRGCITIIGGGDTATCCAKWNTEDKVSHVSTGGGASLELLEGKVLPGVDALSSV; encoded by the exons ATGTCGCTTTCTAACAAGCTGACTCTGGACAAGCTGGATGTGAAGGGGAAGCGGGTCGTCATGAG agtAGACTTCAATGTTCCTATGAAGAACAACCAGATAACAAACAACCAGAG GATCAAGGCTGCTGTTCCAAGCATCAAATACTGCTTGGACAGTGGAGCCAAGTCAGTTGTTCTTATGAGCCACCTGGGCCGGCCTGATGGTGTCCCCATGCCTGATAAGTACTCCTTGCAGCCAGTTGCTGTAGAACTCAAATCTCTGCTGGGCAA GGATGTTTTGTTCTTGAAGGACTGTGTGGGCCCAGAAGTGGAGAAGGCTTGTGCTGACCCAGCTGCTGGGTCTGTCATCCTGCTGGAGAACCTTCGTTTTCATgtggaggaagaagggaagggaaaagatgCTTCTGGGAACAAG gtTAAAGCTGAGCCAACCAAAATAGAAGCCTTCCGAGCTTCACTTTCTAAGCTAGGGGATGTTTATGTCAATGATGCTTTTGGCACTGCTCACCGAGCCCACAG CTCCATGGTAGGAGTAAATCTGCCAAAGAAGGCTGGAGGTTTTTTGATGAAGAAGGAGTTGAACTACTTTGCCAAGGCCTTGGAGAGCCCTGAGCGACCGTTCCTGGCCATCCTGGGCGG AGCTAAAGTTGCAGACAAGATCCAGCTGATCAGTAATATGCTGGACAAAGTCAATGAAATGATTATTGGTGGTGGAATGGCCTTTACCTTCCTTAAGGTGCTCAACAACATGGAG ATTGGCACTTCTTTGTTTGATGAAGAGGGATCCAAGATTGTCAAAGACCTGATGTCCAAAGCTGACAAGAATGGCGTGAAGATTACTTTGCCTGTTGACTTTGTCACTGCTGATAAGTTTGATGAGAATGCCAAGACTGGCCAAGCCACTGTGGCCTCTGGCATACCTGCTGGCTGGATG GGCTTGGACTGTGGTCCTGAGAGCAGTAAGAAGTATGCTGAGGCTGTTGCTCGGGCTAAGCAGATCGTGTGGAATGGACCTGTGGGTGTATTTGAATGGGAAGCTTTTGCCCGAGGAACCAAAGCCCTTATGGATGAGGTGGTGAAAGCCACTTCCAGGGGCTGCATCACCATCATAG GTGGTGGAGACACTGCTACTTGCTGTGCCAAATGGAACACAGAGGATAAAGTCAGTCATGTGAGCACTGGGGGTGGTGCCAGTTTAGAGCTCCTGGAAG GTAAAGTGCTTCCTGGAGTGGATGCTCTCAGCAGTGTTTAG